Proteins found in one Paenibacillus borealis genomic segment:
- a CDS encoding sedoheptulokinase — translation MKYMIMIGLDIGTTSISGLLYDLDKQTVLHSITEEQAIKPSSRNHEWERLQEPGIILQQAERILEHLLSQVPEAAGIGLTGQMHGIVYIDHNGNPLGPLYTWQDGRGGQPCLEDSSYTYAQKLSGLAGYHVAPGYGLATHYYNLQHQLVPENAVQFCTIADYIAMRLANSAVPLIDATQAAGIGGFSLETGDFDKIALIQAGIDVAILPKVVPSGTAIGATLQGIPVYTSLGDNQASFLGSVPQPGDSLLLNIGTGSQLSAWLPEYNHASSAMEVRPYPGGGVLLVGAALSGGKSYALLEGFFRQLITAYTGEAPADVYSLLAQLLTEEPSDGKTAGLKVNTQFLGTRADPGKRGSIEGISLDNFTPAGLARAFLQGMVDELYGFLHDLEQQGAKAFSRLIGSGNALRSNPVLCTKAEATFGLPLTPGEHAEEAAVGAALCAAVGSGLISSFGEAGAYLGEVYH, via the coding sequence ATGAAGTACATGATCATGATCGGACTGGATATCGGAACCACCTCAATTTCCGGATTACTTTACGATCTGGATAAGCAAACCGTCCTGCATTCGATTACAGAGGAACAAGCCATTAAACCATCCAGCCGGAATCATGAATGGGAACGTCTGCAGGAGCCGGGAATTATTCTGCAGCAGGCTGAACGTATCCTTGAACATCTGCTGTCCCAAGTGCCGGAAGCAGCAGGGATTGGCCTGACCGGACAGATGCACGGGATTGTGTATATTGATCACAACGGTAATCCTCTGGGTCCGCTCTATACGTGGCAGGATGGAAGGGGCGGCCAGCCTTGTCTGGAGGACAGCAGTTACACTTATGCCCAGAAGCTAAGCGGACTTGCCGGATATCATGTGGCTCCAGGCTACGGACTGGCGACTCACTATTATAATCTGCAGCATCAGCTTGTGCCTGAGAATGCGGTCCAATTCTGCACCATTGCGGATTACATCGCGATGAGGCTGGCGAACAGCGCCGTACCTCTAATTGATGCAACGCAGGCAGCTGGCATCGGGGGCTTCAGTTTAGAGACGGGTGATTTTGATAAAATAGCGCTCATTCAGGCTGGAATCGATGTAGCAATATTGCCTAAGGTCGTCCCTTCCGGGACTGCAATCGGTGCAACACTACAGGGAATACCTGTGTACACTTCGCTCGGGGACAATCAGGCCAGCTTCCTGGGCAGCGTGCCGCAGCCCGGCGATTCGCTGCTGCTGAACATCGGTACGGGCAGCCAGCTGTCGGCCTGGCTTCCAGAATACAACCATGCATCATCAGCTATGGAGGTGCGCCCGTACCCTGGCGGCGGAGTGCTCTTGGTTGGAGCAGCGCTGAGCGGCGGTAAGTCGTATGCGCTGCTGGAAGGGTTCTTCCGGCAGTTAATCACAGCTTACACCGGAGAAGCACCTGCAGATGTCTATTCTCTGCTGGCACAGTTGCTTACGGAAGAGCCATCTGACGGTAAGACCGCCGGACTAAAGGTGAACACACAGTTTCTGGGAACAAGAGCTGACCCCGGCAAGCGCGGTAGTATAGAGGGAATCTCTCTGGATAACTTTACCCCTGCGGGACTGGCACGCGCTTTTCTTCAGGGGATGGTTGATGAATTGTACGGCTTCCTGCATGACCTGGAGCAGCAAGGTGCGAAGGCTTTCAGCCGTCTTATAGGTTCCGGTAATGCCTTACGGAGTAATCCGGTGCTGTGTACCAAGGCAGAGGCAACGTTCGGGTTGCCGCTTACACCTGGTGAGCATGCTGAAGAAGCTGCGGTAGGGGCGGCGCTCTGTGCCGCTGTCGGCAGCGGATTGATCTCCAGTTTCGGGGAAGCCGGGGCGTATCTTGGAGAAGTTTATCATTGA
- a CDS encoding class I SAM-dependent methyltransferase: protein MKQNESSLTSKVAAFGRAYHSKYDTPKIFDDYLAQDLISEQEFSDISMNMVQGIPFFNIDIANKHQDNPDAILKWITHVQLSPTPLARAAYCEAILLHELTLGLKQYVILGAGLDTFGYRHPVLKDQLDIFEVDYPATQEFKKQRLSDAGLEIPDNLHFVPMDFTRKFSYTNLIGQGFDLQAKTFFSLLGVSYYLTKEENTSLITELFAGLPAGSSIVFDYADERLFEEKGLSGRVEKMVQMAAASGEPMKSCFAYHELEQLLEQAGMLIYEHLSPAEINDRFFSNRSDALTAFETIHYIHAIKK from the coding sequence TTGAAGCAGAATGAGTCCAGTTTAACTTCCAAAGTAGCAGCATTTGGCCGAGCCTATCACAGTAAATATGACACACCCAAGATTTTTGATGATTATTTGGCCCAAGACTTGATTTCAGAGCAGGAGTTCTCAGACATCAGCATGAATATGGTACAGGGCATCCCATTTTTCAACATAGATATTGCAAATAAACATCAGGATAATCCGGACGCCATTCTGAAATGGATTACCCATGTACAGCTGTCCCCGACACCGCTCGCGCGTGCTGCATACTGTGAGGCCATATTACTGCATGAGCTGACCTTAGGGTTGAAGCAGTATGTCATTCTTGGTGCCGGACTTGATACCTTTGGCTACCGTCATCCTGTATTGAAAGACCAGCTGGACATATTTGAAGTGGACTATCCGGCTACACAGGAATTCAAGAAGCAGCGGCTCAGTGACGCCGGACTGGAGATTCCGGACAATCTTCACTTTGTACCCATGGATTTCACCAGAAAGTTCTCGTATACCAATCTTATTGGGCAGGGATTTGATCTACAAGCCAAGACCTTCTTCAGCCTGCTTGGTGTATCCTACTACCTGACGAAAGAGGAGAATACCAGCCTTATTACTGAATTGTTCGCCGGCCTCCCGGCAGGCAGCTCTATTGTGTTTGATTATGCGGATGAGCGGCTTTTTGAAGAGAAGGGCTTGTCCGGCCGTGTTGAGAAAATGGTACAGATGGCTGCCGCCAGCGGTGAGCCGATGAAATCCTGTTTCGCTTATCATGAACTGGAGCAGCTGCTGGAGCAGGCAGGAATGCTGATTTATGAGCACTTGTCACCGGCAGAGATCAATGACAGATTCTTCAGCAACCGGAGTGATGCTTTGACCGCTTTTGAGACGATTCATTATATTCATGCGATCAAGAAATAA
- a CDS encoding GNAT family N-acetyltransferase, whose translation MNIRYIERRDNAAIEGIIRECLIEFGGNRDGLAWADDSMHDLYTYYNSAANRAYWIVEEDGKVLGGCGIAPFDEENGICELQKMYLSSAIRGQGVAADLLGTALEFARQHYSRCYLETLQTMQAAGRFYVKHGFGLLDAPLAGSEHYACDAWYIKELS comes from the coding sequence ATGAACATCAGATACATAGAGCGCAGAGATAATGCGGCCATTGAAGGGATTATCCGGGAATGTCTAATTGAATTCGGGGGCAACCGTGACGGTCTCGCCTGGGCAGATGACAGCATGCATGACCTATACACCTATTACAACAGTGCTGCGAACCGGGCTTATTGGATTGTTGAAGAAGATGGAAAGGTGCTTGGCGGCTGCGGGATTGCACCTTTTGATGAGGAGAACGGAATCTGTGAGCTGCAGAAAATGTATCTGTCATCCGCCATCCGCGGTCAAGGAGTTGCTGCAGATCTATTAGGGACGGCACTGGAATTCGCCAGGCAGCATTATAGCAGATGTTATCTGGAAACGCTGCAGACCATGCAGGCCGCAGGCCGTTTCTATGTCAAACACGGTTTTGGGCTGCTGGATGCTCCGCTTGCCGGCTCAGAGCATTATGCCTGTGATGCCTGGTATATCAAAGAATTGTCTTAG
- a CDS encoding (Fe-S)-binding protein: MHPDSAAINERAEEEQKQLIIEVMKAFVKESPLNWSDVLQGPYYDEPIIQFASADDPLFEEYKSIIGPGHATPKELIERSFGSGTYNGGSVISIVLPIHESIRKANRQQKERASREWALLRTFGDEYFLKAARIHLTDYIINLGRLAAAPLDADWYGITSTDTGPISNWSERHVAYAAGLGTFSLNDGFISEKGIAIRLLSVVTDLQLPSDPRSAATHTGNCLLCSKGNCGVCITRCPVQAISKNGHDKIACMKFVYGQGSREWAAQSGGEATSGAGCGLCQTKVPCESRNPMRNAK; the protein is encoded by the coding sequence ATGCACCCAGACAGTGCTGCAATTAATGAAAGAGCAGAAGAGGAACAGAAGCAGCTCATTATTGAAGTGATGAAAGCCTTTGTTAAGGAGAGTCCATTGAACTGGTCAGATGTACTTCAGGGACCTTATTATGATGAGCCTATCATTCAATTTGCCTCAGCTGACGATCCTTTGTTTGAGGAGTATAAAAGCATTATTGGTCCCGGCCATGCAACGCCAAAAGAGTTAATAGAGCGTTCATTCGGTTCAGGGACCTACAATGGCGGTTCGGTGATCAGTATAGTGCTGCCCATTCATGAATCCATCAGGAAGGCCAACCGCCAGCAAAAGGAAAGAGCTTCACGGGAGTGGGCCCTGCTGCGTACGTTCGGGGATGAGTATTTCTTGAAGGCGGCACGCATTCATCTGACGGACTATATAATAAACCTTGGCCGCCTTGCGGCTGCGCCGCTGGATGCGGATTGGTACGGCATTACCAGTACCGATACGGGTCCAATCTCCAATTGGTCAGAACGTCATGTTGCTTATGCTGCCGGGCTGGGCACCTTCAGTCTTAATGATGGATTCATTTCGGAGAAGGGAATTGCCATACGGCTGCTGTCGGTAGTAACGGATTTGCAGTTACCGTCTGATCCAAGATCCGCGGCTACTCATACGGGAAATTGTTTGTTATGCAGCAAAGGGAACTGTGGCGTCTGCATTACCCGCTGCCCGGTGCAGGCGATCAGCAAAAACGGCCATGACAAAATCGCCTGCATGAAATTTGTGTATGGCCAGGGTTCACGGGAGTGGGCGGCCCAGAGCGGCGGAGAGGCTACATCAGGAGCTGGCTGCGGATTATGCCAGACCAAGGTGCCCTGTGAGAGCAGAAATCCGATGCGAAATGCTAAGTAA
- a CDS encoding AAA family ATPase: MNKLVFFLGPGGAGKTTLAKTIAARRPAAVFDMDILLRPAATAIMTMHGLDPDDRDSDEYKSLCRDLGYRITMDAALDNIGLQGDIFVVGPFTKEAADPEWIGRELSRIGHTLEEVEVKVVMVGLPDAATFRKRLEGRHSPLDTWKFAHWDEFSASLGSRTVAWPLPASHVAQIDNSHPDRNVAAAAVEAFIYGAGEVTA; this comes from the coding sequence ATGAACAAACTTGTATTTTTCCTCGGCCCGGGCGGTGCCGGCAAAACAACCTTGGCCAAAACCATCGCGGCGCGGCGGCCGGCAGCTGTATTCGATATGGATATTCTGCTGCGCCCGGCAGCTACCGCGATCATGACCATGCATGGACTGGACCCTGATGACAGGGATTCGGATGAATATAAAAGCTTATGCCGTGACCTGGGATACCGGATTACGATGGACGCTGCGCTGGACAATATCGGCCTGCAAGGCGATATATTCGTCGTGGGGCCGTTCACCAAGGAAGCTGCCGATCCGGAGTGGATCGGGCGTGAACTGTCGCGCATCGGTCATACGCTGGAGGAGGTTGAGGTAAAGGTTGTGATGGTGGGACTTCCTGACGCGGCTACATTCCGTAAGCGGCTTGAGGGCAGACATTCCCCTCTGGATACCTGGAAGTTCGCACACTGGGATGAATTCAGCGCTTCCTTGGGCAGCCGCACCGTGGCATGGCCGCTTCCGGCTTCCCATGTGGCACAGATCGATAATTCCCATCCGGACAGGAACGTAGCTGCCGCGGCTGTGGAGGCTTTTATTTATGGAGCAGGTGAGGTGACTGCCTAG
- a CDS encoding discoidin domain-containing protein, translated as MRNKYVVWSLVVTLLISTLFMAAGPLTHSSAAGGQNLTLNKTITSSGQSQTYSPDNVKDSNQNTYWESTNDAFPQWIQVDLGALTSIDQVVLKIPAGWETRTQTLAVQGSTNGSTFTDIVASAAYVFNPSVAGNSVTVNFAAASTRYVRLLVTANTGWPAAQFSELEIYGASTPTAAPTATPVPAGTYEAESAALSGGAKVNTDHAGYSGTGFVDGYLTQGPATTFTVSVAAAGSRNVTLKYANASGSDKTISIYVNGTKIRQSTLPNLANWDTWSTKAEVLTLNSGSNTIAYKYDAGDTGNVNLDQIVVASAVTATPTPSPTTAPTTAPTPTPVATATVAPTSTPTPAPTATPVPTASPTPTATPVPTPTASPGGNIAIGKAISASSSTQNFTAGNANDNNTATYWEGNGNPSSLTLDLGANHNITSVVLKLNPATEWGTRTQNIQVLGHNQSTTTFSNLVSAQAYTFNPTTGNTVTIPVTATVKRVQINITSNSGAPAGQIAEFQVYGTPAPNPDLTITGMSWTPAAPVETNEITLNAVVKNSGSAASAATTVNFYLNNELAGSAPVAALAAGASATVSLNAGTRTAATYPLSAKVDETNLIIEQNDSNNSYTSPSSLVVAPVSSSDLVGTTSWSPGNPVAGNSVAFTVNLKNQGTIASAGGAHGITVVLKNSAGSTVQTFTGSYSGAIAAGASVNVSIPGTWSAVNGNYTVTTTIAVDANEVTTKQANNVNTVNLVVYALRGASVPYSRYDTQDATRGGSAVLKSAPNFDQTLIASEASGQSYVALPSNGSYAQWTVRSGQGGAGVTMRFTMPDSADGMGLTGALDVYVNGTKAKTIPLTSYYSWQYFSGDQPGDAPSAGRPLFRFDEVHWKMDTPLQPGDTIRIQKSNGDSLEYGVDFLEIEPVPAAIARPANSVSVTDYGAVADDGQDDLAAFNSAVTAAVAGNKSLYIPAGTFNLSSMWVIGSVSNMINNFTVTGAGYWHTNLQFTNPNAAGGGISLRILGKLDFSNVYMNSNLRSRYNQNAIYKGFMDNFGNNSIIHDVWVEHFECGMWVGDYARTPAIFANNLLVENSRIRNNLADGINYSQGTSNSTVRNTNVRNNGDDGLAVWPSNTFGAPDGVNNTFSYNTIENNWRAGGIAFFGGSGHKADHNYIIDTVGGSGIRLNTTFPGAHFNNNTGILFSDTTIINSGTSRDLYDGERGAIDLEASSDPIKNITFTNIDIINTQRDAIQFGYGGGFSNIVFNNININGTGLDGVTTSRFSGAHKGAAIYTYTGNGSATFNNLTTSNIAYPSLYYIQTGFGLLIQ; from the coding sequence ATGCGCAACAAGTATGTCGTATGGTCACTTGTAGTTACACTGCTAATCTCCACTCTGTTTATGGCTGCCGGACCGCTGACACATTCATCAGCTGCCGGCGGACAGAATCTGACGCTTAACAAAACCATCACTTCCAGCGGCCAATCTCAGACGTATTCGCCTGACAATGTCAAGGACAGCAATCAGAACACTTATTGGGAAAGTACAAATGATGCTTTTCCCCAATGGATTCAGGTTGACCTGGGTGCGCTCACCAGTATTGACCAGGTGGTGCTGAAGATTCCTGCTGGCTGGGAAACACGCACGCAGACGCTGGCCGTACAGGGGAGTACGAACGGTTCCACATTTACGGATATTGTGGCTTCTGCAGCTTATGTGTTTAATCCATCGGTTGCGGGCAACAGTGTCACGGTTAACTTTGCTGCAGCAAGCACGCGTTATGTGCGTCTATTGGTAACCGCGAACACAGGATGGCCGGCCGCCCAGTTCTCTGAGCTTGAAATTTACGGTGCCAGCACTCCGACAGCTGCGCCTACTGCAACACCGGTTCCAGCCGGTACCTATGAAGCGGAATCCGCAGCACTCTCCGGCGGGGCGAAAGTAAACACAGATCATGCGGGTTACTCCGGTACGGGGTTTGTTGACGGTTATCTGACCCAAGGACCGGCAACTACCTTCACGGTGAGTGTAGCTGCAGCGGGTTCGCGGAATGTTACGCTGAAGTACGCTAACGCGAGCGGAAGCGATAAGACCATCAGCATCTATGTGAACGGAACCAAAATCCGCCAGTCCACATTGCCTAATCTGGCGAACTGGGATACCTGGAGCACGAAGGCAGAGGTTCTGACGCTGAATTCCGGCAGCAATACCATCGCCTACAAATATGATGCAGGCGATACCGGGAACGTCAATCTCGATCAGATTGTGGTCGCGTCAGCAGTGACCGCCACGCCAACTCCTTCACCTACAACAGCTCCTACAACGGCTCCAACACCAACACCGGTAGCTACGGCTACGGTGGCTCCGACTTCCACACCTACACCTGCGCCAACCGCAACTCCAGTTCCGACGGCATCGCCAACGCCGACTGCCACACCGGTTCCCACGCCAACAGCTTCACCTGGAGGGAATATCGCCATTGGCAAGGCAATAAGCGCCTCTTCCAGCACACAGAATTTCACTGCCGGTAATGCCAATGACAATAATACGGCTACTTACTGGGAAGGAAACGGCAATCCGAGCTCACTAACGCTTGATCTTGGTGCGAACCATAATATTACTTCGGTTGTGCTGAAGCTGAACCCCGCCACGGAATGGGGGACACGGACCCAGAATATTCAAGTGCTCGGGCACAATCAGAGCACGACAACCTTCAGCAATCTGGTCTCCGCTCAGGCGTATACATTCAATCCGACCACCGGAAACACGGTGACGATTCCCGTAACGGCAACCGTCAAACGTGTCCAGATCAATATTACTTCAAATTCAGGTGCACCTGCCGGGCAGATTGCCGAGTTCCAGGTATATGGGACGCCTGCGCCGAACCCGGACCTGACCATCACAGGTATGTCCTGGACTCCGGCTGCTCCGGTGGAAACGAATGAGATCACATTGAATGCCGTTGTGAAGAATAGCGGCAGTGCTGCTTCTGCGGCTACAACGGTTAATTTCTATTTGAACAACGAGCTGGCAGGTTCTGCACCGGTAGCAGCTCTGGCAGCGGGTGCTTCGGCAACCGTATCATTGAATGCCGGAACCCGAACAGCCGCCACCTACCCGCTCAGTGCCAAGGTAGATGAGACTAATCTGATCATTGAACAGAATGACAGCAATAACAGCTACACCAGTCCTTCATCACTCGTAGTTGCCCCTGTATCCAGCTCTGACCTTGTTGGCACGACATCCTGGTCACCCGGCAATCCGGTGGCGGGGAACAGCGTAGCCTTCACAGTCAATCTCAAGAATCAGGGCACTATTGCTTCCGCAGGCGGTGCACATGGAATCACTGTAGTATTGAAGAACTCAGCTGGCTCCACCGTGCAGACATTCACCGGCTCCTACAGCGGAGCGATTGCTGCCGGGGCTTCTGTGAATGTCTCCATCCCGGGAACATGGAGCGCAGTCAACGGCAATTACACCGTCACCACAACAATCGCTGTAGATGCGAATGAAGTTACAACCAAGCAGGCTAACAATGTGAATACCGTTAATCTGGTTGTGTATGCCCTGCGCGGGGCAAGCGTGCCGTACAGCCGGTATGATACACAAGATGCAACCCGCGGCGGTTCTGCCGTACTGAAATCTGCTCCGAACTTCGATCAGACGCTGATCGCGTCAGAAGCTTCGGGCCAGAGTTATGTGGCGCTTCCATCGAATGGTTCTTATGCCCAGTGGACCGTCCGTTCAGGTCAAGGCGGTGCCGGGGTTACGATGAGATTCACCATGCCGGATTCGGCAGACGGTATGGGTCTTACCGGTGCACTGGATGTATATGTAAATGGCACCAAAGCCAAAACCATCCCGCTTACCTCGTACTACTCCTGGCAGTATTTCTCCGGCGACCAGCCGGGTGATGCCCCAAGTGCAGGACGGCCGTTATTCCGCTTCGATGAGGTGCACTGGAAAATGGATACACCGCTCCAGCCCGGCGACACGATCCGTATTCAGAAGAGTAACGGGGACAGCCTCGAATATGGCGTAGACTTCCTGGAAATCGAGCCAGTACCGGCGGCCATCGCCCGTCCGGCCAACTCGGTATCGGTTACCGATTACGGTGCAGTTGCGGATGATGGACAGGATGATCTCGCAGCCTTCAACAGTGCGGTTACAGCAGCTGTGGCTGGGAACAAATCACTCTATATTCCAGCCGGAACCTTCAATCTGAGCAGCATGTGGGTGATTGGCTCTGTCAGCAATATGATCAATAACTTTACGGTTACGGGTGCAGGGTACTGGCATACCAACCTGCAGTTCACCAATCCTAATGCTGCGGGCGGCGGGATCTCACTCCGGATCTTAGGCAAACTGGATTTCAGTAATGTCTATATGAACTCTAATCTCAGATCACGTTACAACCAGAATGCCATCTACAAAGGCTTCATGGATAACTTCGGCAATAACTCTATCATCCATGATGTCTGGGTAGAGCATTTTGAATGCGGCATGTGGGTTGGGGATTATGCACGGACCCCGGCAATCTTCGCGAACAATCTGCTTGTGGAGAACAGCCGTATCCGTAACAATCTTGCTGACGGTATCAACTACTCCCAGGGTACCAGCAACTCGACCGTCCGCAACACCAATGTACGGAATAACGGGGACGATGGTCTGGCCGTGTGGCCGAGCAACACTTTCGGCGCTCCGGATGGTGTGAATAATACCTTCTCATACAATACCATTGAGAATAACTGGCGTGCAGGCGGGATTGCCTTCTTCGGAGGCAGCGGACACAAAGCGGATCATAACTACATTATCGACACGGTAGGTGGTTCCGGCATTCGATTGAACACGACATTCCCGGGGGCGCATTTCAACAACAACACGGGCATTCTTTTCTCGGATACCACGATTATTAACAGCGGCACCAGCCGTGACTTGTATGACGGGGAGCGCGGCGCGATCGACCTCGAAGCTTCAAGTGACCCGATCAAGAACATAACATTCACTAACATCGACATCATCAACACCCAGCGCGATGCGATCCAGTTCGGATACGGAGGCGGATTCTCCAATATCGTATTCAACAACATTAATATTAACGGTACAGGGCTCGACGGAGTGACAACTTCACGGTTCTCCGGCGCCCATAAGGGAGCTGCGATCTACACGTATACCGGCAACGGCTCGGCTACATTCAATAACCTGACTACCAGCAATATTGCTTATCCAAGCCTGTATTATATCCAGACCGGGTTTGGGCTTCTGATTCAGTAG
- a CDS encoding peptide ABC transporter substrate-binding protein — translation MMSVTLTGGTSASSAAQADKVLRIGLGTLPELLDPASAADDSTVTVVKGLFEGLVRLNAAGQAVPAIAKSWTLSNDGLTHTFTLRSDAKWSNGQQVLASDFEYAWKRALAPEAKQVYAFNMYMINNAQDYNEGKLKDAARIGVKALNKTTLQVTLKEKTSYFIQLLAESIYLPVYPKTAKANSQWARNIKSMVTNGPFKLKQWSYKEIVLGKNPNYYAAKEIKLSEVRLLLPKAGTANPTAAFVNKEVDWVGGGGQEILDSSSLDNRSSKLTYGAPYASNYYYQFNLNSGPFKNLKIRKALAMAVDREGLRYGTPAFGVVPPSIHGAKLNFRTEVSDNAYFKEDAAMAKALLEEGLREEGLTTLPGFSIIMNDEGDHASIAESVISDWKEKLGIQASIEVQSWPELMDNRVNQNFSVARAGWGADFNDPASMLELFTSWSPDNDSGWSDEWYDAYIKEARQTADPVIRMQIYAKAEKMLIDQMVILPLFYCVSGVLHNPLIKDVYVDYTGAIAFSRGSWL, via the coding sequence ATGATGAGTGTAACGCTCACAGGAGGGACAAGTGCTTCATCGGCTGCACAAGCGGATAAGGTATTGCGCATAGGCCTTGGAACACTTCCAGAGCTTCTTGATCCGGCTTCAGCAGCGGATGACAGCACAGTTACGGTTGTCAAAGGATTGTTCGAAGGGCTGGTCCGCCTGAATGCGGCTGGCCAGGCTGTACCCGCAATCGCGAAATCATGGACCCTATCGAATGATGGGCTGACGCATACCTTCACCCTTCGTTCGGATGCGAAATGGAGCAATGGGCAGCAGGTGCTGGCCTCGGACTTTGAATATGCCTGGAAGCGGGCGCTCGCCCCGGAAGCCAAGCAGGTATACGCTTTTAATATGTACATGATTAATAATGCACAGGATTACAACGAGGGAAAGCTCAAGGACGCTGCCAGAATCGGCGTAAAGGCGTTGAATAAAACTACGCTTCAGGTCACATTAAAGGAGAAAACCTCTTATTTCATCCAGCTGCTTGCGGAGAGCATCTATCTGCCCGTGTACCCGAAGACCGCAAAGGCCAATAGCCAATGGGCGAGAAACATTAAATCTATGGTCACTAATGGTCCTTTCAAATTGAAGCAATGGTCCTATAAAGAAATTGTTCTAGGTAAGAATCCAAATTATTATGCGGCCAAAGAAATTAAGCTGTCTGAAGTACGCTTGCTGCTGCCAAAAGCCGGAACCGCGAATCCGACGGCTGCTTTCGTCAATAAAGAGGTGGATTGGGTCGGAGGCGGCGGACAAGAGATTCTGGATTCGTCCTCTTTAGATAACAGAAGCTCCAAGCTTACTTATGGAGCGCCTTATGCATCTAACTATTACTATCAGTTCAATCTGAATTCAGGTCCTTTTAAGAATCTGAAAATACGTAAGGCATTGGCTATGGCCGTTGACCGCGAAGGCCTGCGTTACGGCACTCCTGCGTTTGGAGTTGTTCCCCCAAGTATTCACGGAGCCAAGCTGAACTTCCGGACAGAGGTGTCCGACAATGCCTATTTTAAAGAGGATGCTGCAATGGCGAAGGCGCTGCTGGAGGAAGGGTTACGTGAAGAAGGATTGACTACTCTTCCAGGGTTTTCAATTATTATGAATGATGAGGGCGACCATGCTTCCATTGCAGAGTCTGTCATTTCGGATTGGAAAGAGAAGCTTGGCATTCAGGCAAGCATTGAGGTGCAGAGCTGGCCGGAGCTGATGGATAACCGGGTGAATCAGAATTTCTCGGTGGCTAGAGCAGGTTGGGGGGCTGATTTCAATGATCCGGCATCTATGCTGGAGCTGTTCACCTCATGGAGTCCGGATAATGATTCAGGCTGGAGCGATGAATGGTATGACGCTTATATAAAGGAAGCCCGGCAAACGGCAGATCCTGTTATACGCATGCAAATCTATGCAAAAGCCGAAAAAATGCTTATCGACCAAATGGTGATTCTCCCGCTGTTTTATTGTGTTTCCGGTGTACTGCATAATCCGTTGATCAAGGATGTGTATGTAGATTATACAGGTGCCATAGCTTTCTCAAGAGGTTCATGGCTATAA
- a CDS encoding MarR family winged helix-turn-helix transcriptional regulator encodes MTTAGDPSSPNIRVSSVCSCINLRRASTAVTGIYDGFLSPSGLNISQFSLLKHIYSLGPASVSDLALEMRLDRTTIVRNLKALEQIGYVEDISAQGSRNRLLILTESGKMKYIAAGNQWEQAQSFLQEALGDEDMKVLTTLLSKVEKLMA; translated from the coding sequence ATGACAACAGCCGGAGACCCTTCTTCACCCAATATCCGCGTTTCTAGTGTCTGCAGCTGTATTAATCTGCGGAGGGCTTCCACAGCTGTCACAGGAATATATGACGGATTCCTGTCTCCAAGCGGTTTAAATATCAGCCAGTTTTCTTTACTGAAGCATATTTACTCCCTCGGACCGGCAAGTGTCAGCGATCTGGCGCTTGAGATGAGACTGGACCGGACCACTATTGTCCGCAATCTCAAGGCACTGGAACAGATTGGCTATGTGGAGGATATTTCTGCGCAGGGAAGCCGGAACCGCCTGCTGATCCTGACTGAGAGCGGGAAAATGAAATATATAGCTGCCGGGAACCAATGGGAGCAGGCGCAGAGTTTTTTGCAGGAAGCATTGGGCGATGAAGATATGAAAGTACTTACTACCCTTTTATCCAAAGTGGAGAAACTGATGGCCTGA
- a CDS encoding GNAT family N-acetyltransferase: MQSKGEECVHTGTQLIVTERLRLRPFLLQDATSMYGNWIADPAVQSEYGEPACDTINDVNELLMRWTAAYGFKDIYRWAIVLQEDGECIGQIAFCSVDHEHRMADIEYCIGQAYQRQGYASEALSAVIRFAFAETGLHRLQAFHRGRNSASGSVLRKAQMTYEGTLRQSFYYRETGEYDDRIYYGIIKGD, encoded by the coding sequence ATGCAGAGCAAAGGTGAAGAATGTGTACATACAGGGACCCAACTGATTGTTACGGAGCGTCTCAGATTAAGGCCATTCCTATTGCAGGATGCAACCAGCATGTACGGCAACTGGATCGCTGATCCGGCAGTTCAATCGGAATATGGGGAGCCAGCGTGCGATACTATTAATGATGTGAATGAACTTCTTATGCGCTGGACCGCCGCTTACGGCTTTAAGGACATTTATAGATGGGCCATAGTGCTTCAGGAGGACGGAGAATGTATCGGGCAAATTGCCTTCTGCAGCGTTGATCACGAGCACCGGATGGCGGATATTGAATACTGCATCGGACAAGCTTACCAGCGGCAGGGATACGCAAGTGAAGCTTTGTCAGCTGTGATTCGGTTTGCTTTTGCGGAGACGGGTCTGCACCGGCTGCAGGCCTTTCACCGCGGGAGGAATAGTGCTTCCGGAAGCGTGCTTCGCAAGGCACAAATGACGTACGAAGGCACGCTCAGGCAGAGCTTTTATTACAGGGAAACCGGAGAATATGATGACAGAATCTATTACGGAATTATAAAAGGGGACTAG